CAGTTTTTTAAAAATGTCGGTCAAATGGGGATGCTGGTCTTGATCATAAGCTTTAGTGGAATCATGGCGAATGAACTGAGTAAAGGAACCTTGATCAATCTATTGACGAAAGGGATGAAGCGGTCAACGATCATTTTGTCTAAGTTTTTCACGGCAAGTATGATTTGGTTAGTAAGCTATGGACTTTGTTTAATCGTTTGCTGGGGATATACGGAATATTATTGGCCGTCTAACGGGTTAGAGAATGGTTTTCTCGCTTTTTCAGCTTTATGGCTATTTGGAGAATTGCTGATTGCTTTGTTGATTTTTGGCGGTATTTTATTTGGAAAACTATCCGGCAGCTTGATTACGTGTTTAGGAGCTGTTGGTATCTTTAGTATAATCAGCTTGTTCCCAAGTCTACAAAAATACAACCCGATCGCACTTTCTGGCGATGCAGTGAATTTACTGAATGCTCAAAAAGTAGCTGCAGATTTTATACCAGCAATGATTATTTGTATTTTACTTACAGCAGCTATGCTCATTACATCAATCCTAATTTTCAATAAAAAACACGTATAGTTTTGCCGCTGACTGTTTTTTATTCATGGAATCTGATTCTCGTTATTAAATAATATGAATGGTTCAACTGGTAATTGCAGTTGGACCATTTTTGGTCTTTTTTCGCTGGTTATACGTAAATGAAACAAAATTTTGGGTTCAACAGTTCTCTCTTAAAAATCCACATAAAAAGACCAAAAAGAAGAGTCTAATTTTTGCTTAAGAAACAATAAAGAACGAAAAATAACACATCAAAAGAGTTAAAATGAAAGAGCTGAAACAAGACGATTTTCACCATAAAACAACCATCGGAGCGAACAACTATGAAAAAAATCAAGCATTTTTTCAACAGTCATAACCTTTCAAC
This sequence is a window from Enterococcus wangshanyuanii. Protein-coding genes within it:
- a CDS encoding ABC transporter permease; the protein is MRAFIAFTKKELVESLRTYRFPVLITVFLLFGMMSPLFAKLLPEILKSLGDGGEGVVIKMPEPTAMDSWMQFFKNVGQMGMLVLIISFSGIMANELSKGTLINLLTKGMKRSTIILSKFFTASMIWLVSYGLCLIVCWGYTEYYWPSNGLENGFLAFSALWLFGELLIALLIFGGILFGKLSGSLITCLGAVGIFSIISLFPSLQKYNPIALSGDAVNLLNAQKVAADFIPAMIICILLTAAMLITSILIFNKKHV